A window of the Gossypium hirsutum isolate 1008001.06 chromosome A03, Gossypium_hirsutum_v2.1, whole genome shotgun sequence genome harbors these coding sequences:
- the LOC107963775 gene encoding tubulin beta-7 chain, protein MSQSSIIFRISSLLCLHKNPTYPSSSLFIAPSFLCFQFLILYLISSKKNPIMREILHVQAGQCGNQIGGKFWEVVSDEHGIDPKGNYVGTSRVQLERVNVYYNEASGGRYVPRAVLMDLEPGTMDSLRTGPHGQLFRPDNFIFGQNGAGNNWAKGHYTEGAELIDSVLDVVRKEAENCACLQGFQICHSLGGGTGSGMGTLLISKIKEEYPDRMMLTFSVFPSPKVSDTVVEPYNATLSVHQLVENGDECMVLDNEALYDICFRTLKLTNPSFGDLNRLISTTMSGATCCLRFPGQLNSDLRKLAVNLIPFPRLHFFMVGFAPLTSSSSQQYRALTIPELTQQMWDARNMMCAADPRHGRYLTASAMFRGKMSTKEVDEQMINVQNKNSSYFVEWIPNNVKSSVCDIPPTGLTMSSTFMGNSTSIQEMFRRVSEQFTVMFRRKAFLHWYTGEGMDEMEFTEAESNMNDLVSEYQQYQDAVADDNDEDYEDEAMEN, encoded by the exons ATGTCACAATCTTCAATTATCTTCCGTATATCATCACTTCTTTGCCTACATAAAAACCCCACATACCCATCAAGTTCTTTGTTCATTGCTccctcttttctttgttttcagttCTTAATACTTTATTTGATTTCATCAAAAAAAAATCCCATCATGAGAGAAATCCTCCACGTTCAAGCCGGTCAGTGTGGAAACCAAATCGGAGGCAAATTCTGGGAAGTTGTTAGCGACGAACATGGCATTGATCCCAAAGGGAACTACGTCGGTACTTCTCGTGTTCAGCTTGAGAGGGTTAATGTTTACTACAACGAAGCTAGTGGTGGTCGTTACGTACCCAGAGCTGTTTTAATGGACCTTGAACCAGGAACCATGGATAGCTTGCGTACTGGTCCGCACGGACAACTTTTTAGACCTGATAACTTCATTTTTGGCCAAAATGGAGCTGGGAATAACTGGGCTAAGGGTCATTACACTGAAGGAGCTGAATTGATTGATTCGGTTCTTGATGTTGTTCGAAAAGAAGCTGAGAATTGTGCTTGCTTACAAG GCTTCCAGATTTGTCATTCTTTGGGAGGTGGAACTGGTTCAGGGATGGGGACACTGTTGATATCAAAGATCAAGGAAGAATACCCTGATCGGATGATGCTGACTTTCTCGGTTTTTCCGTCGCCTAAAGTGTCTGATACGGTGGTTGAGCCCTATAATGCGACTCTATCAGTGCACCAGCTTGTGGAAAATGGTGATGAATGCATGGTGCTTGATAATGAAGCTCTCTATGATATCTGTTTTAGAACTCTCAAGCTCACTAATCCCAGCT TTGGTGATTTGAATCGTTTGATTTCAACAACTATGAGTGGAGCTACATGCTGCCTTCGTTTCCCAGGCCAACTCAACTCCGATCTCCGAAAACTAGCCGTAAACTTGATCCCATTCCCACGCCTGCATTTTTTCATGGTTGGTTTTGCACCCTTGACATCCAGTAGCTCGCAACAGTACCGAGCcttaacgatccccgagctaactCAACAAATGTGGGATGCTAGAAACATGATGTGCGCTGCTGATCCCCGCCACGGAAGGTACTTGACGGCGTCAGCTATGTTCAGAGGCAAGATGAGCACTAAAGAAGTTGATGAACAAATGATAAATGTGCAGAACAAGAACTCATCGTATTTCGTAGAGTGGATTCCCAACAATGTTAAATCAAGTGTTTGTGACATCCCACCCACCGGGTTAACAATGTCATCAACATTCATGGGGAATTCGACGTCGATTCAAGAGATGTTCCGGCGTGTTTCTGAACAATTCACCGTTATGTTCCGTAGGAAGGCATTTTTGCACTGGTATACAGGGGAAGGAATGGATGAAATGGAGTTTACGGAAGCGGAAAGTAACATGAATGATCTGGTTTCGGAGTATCAGCAATATCAAGATGCTGTTGCAGATGACAATGATGAAGATTATGAAGATGAGGCAATGGAAAATTAA
- the LOC107963776 gene encoding 5-amino-6-(5-phospho-D-ribitylamino)uracil phosphatase, chloroplastic isoform X2, producing MESIATTSLLGHSPLHGRVSVRDISGKLKPISYRVRVTEFTGRRIVVSPLLPRLKADRLVNLGVEARAIELTKEVHAYREEERSPKNWKDEIEAGIVQKPELWPPENRADKPSLRNPRLRHERMGCGWIAAIFEWEGVIIKDNPELEKQAWFTLAEEEGRSPIPAFMLRRIEGTKNEQAISEILCWSRDPASVKRMAARKEEIYQSLQGGVYRFCDGSSEFVDILMHYNIPMALVSTRPRKTLEAAMRTIGIEECFSAIVAAEDVCRGKPDPEMFLYAAQLLEFIAERCIVFGNSNQTVEAAHEARMKCVAVANKHLVYELRAPDLVVRRLDELSIVDLKNLADIESPEFGSGEPIPEMEIEEEHDEPPTSTAIDDGIFW from the coding sequence ATGGAGTCAATTGCAACGACATCTCTTCTTGGTCATAGTCCTTTGCATGGTAGAGTTTCTGTCAGGGACATTTCCGGCAAACTGAAACCAATCAGTTATCGAGTCCGAGTTACAGAATTTACCGGCAGAAGAATTGTTGTGTCGCCTCTTTTACCGAGGTTGAAAGCCGATAGGTTAGTTAATTTAGGGGTAGAGGCTCGTGCGATAGAGCTGACGAAGGAGGTGCATGCGTATAGAGAAGAAGAAAGATCTCCTAAGAAttggaaggatgaaattgaggCTGGTATAGTTCAAAAACCCGAGTTGTGGCCACCGGAAAATAGAGCCGATAAGCCTTCCTTGCGTAATCCCAGGCTTCGTCATGAAAGGATGGGTTGTGGTTGGATAGCAGCTATTTTCGAATGGGAAGGAGTTATAATTAAAGATAACCCCGAGCTCGAGAAGCAAGCATGGTTTACTCTTGCTGAAGAAGAAGGCCGATCCCCTATTCCAGCCTTTATGCTGAGAAGAATAGAAGGGACGAAGAATGAGCAAGCGATTTCTGAAATCTTGTGTTGGTCTAGAGACCCGGCATCGGTTAAAAGAATGGCCGCAAGGAAAGAAGAAATTTACCAATCATTACAAGGTGGGGTGTATAGATTTTGTGATGGATCTAGTGAGTTTGTGGATATTTTGATGCATTACAATATTCCAATGGCTTTGGTTTCGACTCGACCAAGAAAAACTCTAGAGGCTGCAATGAGAACAATCGGCATCGAAGAGTGCTTCAGTGCCATTGTGGCAGCAGAGGACGTATGTCGAGGAAAACCCGATCCAGAAATGTTTCTATACGCTGCACAACTTCTAGAATTCATTGCAGAGCGGTGCATTGTATTCGGAAACTCTAACCAGACCGTTGAGGCAGCTCATGAGGCACGGATGAAGTGCGTTGCTGTTGCTAACAAGCATCTTGTCTATGAGCTCAGGGCTCCAGACTTGGTGGTAAGACGTTTAGACGAGCTTTCTATTGTCGATTTAAAGAACCTTGCAGATATAGAGTCACCTGAATTCGGATCCGGAGAACCAATCCCGGAGATGGAGATAGAGGAGGAACATGATGAACCGCCCACATCAACAGCAATTGATGATGGTATTTTCTGGTAA
- the LOC107963776 gene encoding 5-amino-6-(5-phospho-D-ribitylamino)uracil phosphatase, chloroplastic isoform X1: MAVMESIATTSLLGHSPLHGRVSVRDISGKLKPISYRVRVTEFTGRRIVVSPLLPRLKADRLVNLGVEARAIELTKEVHAYREEERSPKNWKDEIEAGIVQKPELWPPENRADKPSLRNPRLRHERMGCGWIAAIFEWEGVIIKDNPELEKQAWFTLAEEEGRSPIPAFMLRRIEGTKNEQAISEILCWSRDPASVKRMAARKEEIYQSLQGGVYRFCDGSSEFVDILMHYNIPMALVSTRPRKTLEAAMRTIGIEECFSAIVAAEDVCRGKPDPEMFLYAAQLLEFIAERCIVFGNSNQTVEAAHEARMKCVAVANKHLVYELRAPDLVVRRLDELSIVDLKNLADIESPEFGSGEPIPEMEIEEEHDEPPTSTAIDDGIFW, from the coding sequence ATGGCAGTGATGGAGTCAATTGCAACGACATCTCTTCTTGGTCATAGTCCTTTGCATGGTAGAGTTTCTGTCAGGGACATTTCCGGCAAACTGAAACCAATCAGTTATCGAGTCCGAGTTACAGAATTTACCGGCAGAAGAATTGTTGTGTCGCCTCTTTTACCGAGGTTGAAAGCCGATAGGTTAGTTAATTTAGGGGTAGAGGCTCGTGCGATAGAGCTGACGAAGGAGGTGCATGCGTATAGAGAAGAAGAAAGATCTCCTAAGAAttggaaggatgaaattgaggCTGGTATAGTTCAAAAACCCGAGTTGTGGCCACCGGAAAATAGAGCCGATAAGCCTTCCTTGCGTAATCCCAGGCTTCGTCATGAAAGGATGGGTTGTGGTTGGATAGCAGCTATTTTCGAATGGGAAGGAGTTATAATTAAAGATAACCCCGAGCTCGAGAAGCAAGCATGGTTTACTCTTGCTGAAGAAGAAGGCCGATCCCCTATTCCAGCCTTTATGCTGAGAAGAATAGAAGGGACGAAGAATGAGCAAGCGATTTCTGAAATCTTGTGTTGGTCTAGAGACCCGGCATCGGTTAAAAGAATGGCCGCAAGGAAAGAAGAAATTTACCAATCATTACAAGGTGGGGTGTATAGATTTTGTGATGGATCTAGTGAGTTTGTGGATATTTTGATGCATTACAATATTCCAATGGCTTTGGTTTCGACTCGACCAAGAAAAACTCTAGAGGCTGCAATGAGAACAATCGGCATCGAAGAGTGCTTCAGTGCCATTGTGGCAGCAGAGGACGTATGTCGAGGAAAACCCGATCCAGAAATGTTTCTATACGCTGCACAACTTCTAGAATTCATTGCAGAGCGGTGCATTGTATTCGGAAACTCTAACCAGACCGTTGAGGCAGCTCATGAGGCACGGATGAAGTGCGTTGCTGTTGCTAACAAGCATCTTGTCTATGAGCTCAGGGCTCCAGACTTGGTGGTAAGACGTTTAGACGAGCTTTCTATTGTCGATTTAAAGAACCTTGCAGATATAGAGTCACCTGAATTCGGATCCGGAGAACCAATCCCGGAGATGGAGATAGAGGAGGAACATGATGAACCGCCCACATCAACAGCAATTGATGATGGTATTTTCTGGTAA
- the LOC107887505 gene encoding uncharacterized protein isoform X1: MATDSVPADDTPRHSLNTEEAVYSQGLGSGTPTVHYFAKHDTIKLAAHNYLLWKHQILLILEGSGLEGFVLGTVAVSPAFLAGSEGQLVENPVFLAHKKQDKFLASWLLSTVTDEVLVHLTAATTSFDVWTAIERRFGATSTLKISSMRHALYSIKKSNLTITEYLSKVKTLCDNLTAVGSLVTEAEQVSVILTGLSVEYESVCVFASASPISLDLLTDMLLDCKTRQLVLLTEVPLQANLATRSSDHIDVQSFLSLRKLSMGTKGLVEVGLVDGLVEVVEAGLALDLNASCVGKLAILSKIAIIVLMKVFLVLLILLQSTILRFLIMDNFSLHVLLLLIAVARFLHQLLFLLRFLLDLLLRSPLISFGIPILVPLIIFHLKHPISLMPLPTQVQVMLLWETDIQTGTTLLEGHMHEGLYPFQFSKTSSTKISSSAQTFCPPLLNNTQISSSSIWHNRLGHPCNNTLAHVLKSCNVSFRQNSLPSICTACQLEKAHKLPFGSSHTIYFSPFELVVTDVWGLAHVTSNGFTYYVSFVDMFSRYTWIYFLKSKSDVLQCFLDFHQMVKT, from the exons ATGGCCACAGATTCCGTACCTGCAGACGACACTCCACGCCACTCTTTGAATACTGAGGAAGCAGTTTATTCGCAGGGTCTTGGTAGTGGTACACCAACTGTTCATTATTTTGCTAAGCATGATACGATCAAGCTTGCTGCGCACAATTATCTGTTATGGAAGCATCAAATTTTGTTGATTCTTGAAGGAAGTGGACTTGAAGGATTTGTCTTGGGTACAGTTGCTGTTTCTCCAGCCTTTCTTGCTGGCAGTGAGGGTCAACTTGTGGAGAATCCTGTTTTTCTTGCTCATAAAAAGCAAGATAAGTTTCTTGCTTCTTGGCTTCTGTCAACAGTTACTGATGAAGTCCTGGTTCATCTTACAGCTGCTACAACCAGCTTTGATGTTTGGACTGCTATTGAAAGGAGGTTTGGTGCCACGTCTACACTCAAGATTTCGAGTATGCGTCATGCCTTGTACTCAATCAAGAAGTCTAATCTCACCATCACAGAATACTTATCCAAGGTAAAGACGCTTTGCGATAACTTGACAGCAGTGGGTAGTTTAGTCACCGAGGCAGAACAAGTTAGTGTTATTTTAACTGGTCTTTCTGTTGAATATGAGTCTGTCTGTGTTTTTGCCTCTGCTTCTCCTATCTCTTTGGATCTGCTCACTGACATGCTTCTTGACTGTAAAACAAGACAACTCGTTTTGTTGACTGAGGTTCCTCTGCAAGCCAATTTGGCTACTCGAAGTTCTGATCATATCGATGTTCAAAGTTTTCTCAGTCTCAGGAAACTAAGCATGGGCACAAAGGGCCTGGTCGAGGTTGGTCTTGTGGACGGTCTCGTGGAGGTGGTAGAAGCTGGTCTCGCTCTCGACCTCAATGCTAGTTGTGTGGGAAAGTTGGCCATATTGTCCAAAATTGCTATCATCGTTTTGATGAAAGTTTTTCTGGTGTTACTCATACTCCTTCAGTCAACTATCCTCAGGTTCCTAATTATGGACAATTTTTCTCTCCATGTTCTTCTATTGCTCATTGCTGTGGCTCGTTTTCTCCATCAACTGTTGTTTCTCCTCCGGTTCCTCCTAGACCTTCTACTCCGTTCACCTCTGATCAGCTTTGGTATCCCAATTCTAGTGCCACTAATCATATTTCACCTGAAGCATCCAATCTCACTAATGCCTCTCCCTACACAAGTACAAGTCATGTTACTTTGGGAAACG GACATTCAGACAGGGACGACTCTGCTCGAGGGCCACATGCATGAGGGTCTCTATCCGTTTCAGTTCTCAAAGACTTCTTCCACTAAGATCTCTTCTTCGGCTCAGACTTTTTGCCCCCCGTTGCTGAACAACACTCAGATTTCCTCTTCTTCGATATGGCACAACAGACTTGGCCATCCTTGTAATAACACGCTTGCTCATGTATTAAAGTCCTGTAATGTGTCTTTTCGACAGAATTCTTTGCCTAGTATATGTACTGCTTGTCAACTTGAGAAAGCTCACAAGCTCCCGTTTGGTTCTTCTCATACAATATACTTTTCGCCTTTTGAACTTGTGGTGACTGATGTTTGGGGTCTTGCACATGTGACTTCAAATGGCTTTACTTATTACGTTTCATTTGTTGACATGTTCAGCAGATACACTTGGATTTATTTTCTCAAAAGCAAGTCTGACGTACTTCAATGCTTTCTTGATTTTCATCAAATGGTCAAAACGTAA
- the LOC107887505 gene encoding uncharacterized protein isoform X2, whose protein sequence is MATDSVPADDTPRHSLNTEEAVYSQGLGSGTPTVHYFAKHDTIKLAAHNYLLWKHQILLILEGSGLEGFVLGTVAVSPAFLAGSEGQLVENPVFLAHKKQDKFLASWLLSTVTDEVLVHLTAATTSFDVWTAIERRFGATSTLKISSMRHALYSIKKSNLTITEYLSKVKTLCDNLTAVGSLVTEAEQVSVILTGLSVEYESVCVFASASPISLDLLTDMLLDCKTRQLVLLTEVPLQANLATRSSDHIDVQSFLSLRKLSMGTKGLVEVGLVDGLVEVVEAGLALDLNASCVGKLAILSKIAIIVLMKVFLVLLILLQSTILRFLIMDNFSLHVLLLLIAVARFLHQLLFLLRFLLDLLLRSPLISFGIPILVPLIIFHLKHPISLMPLPTQVQVMLLWETTGTTLLEGHMHEGLYPFQFSKTSSTKISSSAQTFCPPLLNNTQISSSSIWHNRLGHPCNNTLAHVLKSCNVSFRQNSLPSICTACQLEKAHKLPFGSSHTIYFSPFELVVTDVWGLAHVTSNGFTYYVSFVDMFSRYTWIYFLKSKSDVLQCFLDFHQMVKT, encoded by the exons ATGGCCACAGATTCCGTACCTGCAGACGACACTCCACGCCACTCTTTGAATACTGAGGAAGCAGTTTATTCGCAGGGTCTTGGTAGTGGTACACCAACTGTTCATTATTTTGCTAAGCATGATACGATCAAGCTTGCTGCGCACAATTATCTGTTATGGAAGCATCAAATTTTGTTGATTCTTGAAGGAAGTGGACTTGAAGGATTTGTCTTGGGTACAGTTGCTGTTTCTCCAGCCTTTCTTGCTGGCAGTGAGGGTCAACTTGTGGAGAATCCTGTTTTTCTTGCTCATAAAAAGCAAGATAAGTTTCTTGCTTCTTGGCTTCTGTCAACAGTTACTGATGAAGTCCTGGTTCATCTTACAGCTGCTACAACCAGCTTTGATGTTTGGACTGCTATTGAAAGGAGGTTTGGTGCCACGTCTACACTCAAGATTTCGAGTATGCGTCATGCCTTGTACTCAATCAAGAAGTCTAATCTCACCATCACAGAATACTTATCCAAGGTAAAGACGCTTTGCGATAACTTGACAGCAGTGGGTAGTTTAGTCACCGAGGCAGAACAAGTTAGTGTTATTTTAACTGGTCTTTCTGTTGAATATGAGTCTGTCTGTGTTTTTGCCTCTGCTTCTCCTATCTCTTTGGATCTGCTCACTGACATGCTTCTTGACTGTAAAACAAGACAACTCGTTTTGTTGACTGAGGTTCCTCTGCAAGCCAATTTGGCTACTCGAAGTTCTGATCATATCGATGTTCAAAGTTTTCTCAGTCTCAGGAAACTAAGCATGGGCACAAAGGGCCTGGTCGAGGTTGGTCTTGTGGACGGTCTCGTGGAGGTGGTAGAAGCTGGTCTCGCTCTCGACCTCAATGCTAGTTGTGTGGGAAAGTTGGCCATATTGTCCAAAATTGCTATCATCGTTTTGATGAAAGTTTTTCTGGTGTTACTCATACTCCTTCAGTCAACTATCCTCAGGTTCCTAATTATGGACAATTTTTCTCTCCATGTTCTTCTATTGCTCATTGCTGTGGCTCGTTTTCTCCATCAACTGTTGTTTCTCCTCCGGTTCCTCCTAGACCTTCTACTCCGTTCACCTCTGATCAGCTTTGGTATCCCAATTCTAGTGCCACTAATCATATTTCACCTGAAGCATCCAATCTCACTAATGCCTCTCCCTACACAAGTACAAGTCATGTTACTTTGGGAAACG ACAGGGACGACTCTGCTCGAGGGCCACATGCATGAGGGTCTCTATCCGTTTCAGTTCTCAAAGACTTCTTCCACTAAGATCTCTTCTTCGGCTCAGACTTTTTGCCCCCCGTTGCTGAACAACACTCAGATTTCCTCTTCTTCGATATGGCACAACAGACTTGGCCATCCTTGTAATAACACGCTTGCTCATGTATTAAAGTCCTGTAATGTGTCTTTTCGACAGAATTCTTTGCCTAGTATATGTACTGCTTGTCAACTTGAGAAAGCTCACAAGCTCCCGTTTGGTTCTTCTCATACAATATACTTTTCGCCTTTTGAACTTGTGGTGACTGATGTTTGGGGTCTTGCACATGTGACTTCAAATGGCTTTACTTATTACGTTTCATTTGTTGACATGTTCAGCAGATACACTTGGATTTATTTTCTCAAAAGCAAGTCTGACGTACTTCAATGCTTTCTTGATTTTCATCAAATGGTCAAAACGTAA
- the LOC107887505 gene encoding uncharacterized protein isoform X3, with the protein MATDSVPADDTPRHSLNTEEAVYSQGLGSGTPTVHYFAKHDTIKLAAHNYLLWKHQILLILEGSGLEGFVLGTVAVSPAFLAGSEGQLVENPVFLAHKKQDKFLASWLLSTVTDEVLVHLTAATTSFDVWTAIERRFGATSTLKISSMRHALYSIKKSNLTITEYLSKVKTLCDNLTAVGSLVTEAEQVSVILTGLSVEYESVCVFASASPISLDLLTDMLLDCKTRQLVLLTEVPLQANLATRSSDHIDVQSFLSLRKLSMGTKGLVEVGLVDGLVEVVEAGLALDLNASCVGKLAILSKIAIIVLMKVFLVLLILLQSTILRFLIMDNFSLHVLLLLIAVARFLHQLLFLLRFLLDLLLRSPLISFGIPILVPLIIFHLKHPISLMPLPTQVQVMLLWETDIQTGTTLLEGHMHEGLYPFQFSKTSSTKISSSAQTFCPPLLNNTQISSSSIWHNRLGHPSDTLGFIFSKASLTYFNAFLIFIKWSKRNLNSPLKCFKPTGEGTIVFCRSNFLLSVFNTG; encoded by the exons ATGGCCACAGATTCCGTACCTGCAGACGACACTCCACGCCACTCTTTGAATACTGAGGAAGCAGTTTATTCGCAGGGTCTTGGTAGTGGTACACCAACTGTTCATTATTTTGCTAAGCATGATACGATCAAGCTTGCTGCGCACAATTATCTGTTATGGAAGCATCAAATTTTGTTGATTCTTGAAGGAAGTGGACTTGAAGGATTTGTCTTGGGTACAGTTGCTGTTTCTCCAGCCTTTCTTGCTGGCAGTGAGGGTCAACTTGTGGAGAATCCTGTTTTTCTTGCTCATAAAAAGCAAGATAAGTTTCTTGCTTCTTGGCTTCTGTCAACAGTTACTGATGAAGTCCTGGTTCATCTTACAGCTGCTACAACCAGCTTTGATGTTTGGACTGCTATTGAAAGGAGGTTTGGTGCCACGTCTACACTCAAGATTTCGAGTATGCGTCATGCCTTGTACTCAATCAAGAAGTCTAATCTCACCATCACAGAATACTTATCCAAGGTAAAGACGCTTTGCGATAACTTGACAGCAGTGGGTAGTTTAGTCACCGAGGCAGAACAAGTTAGTGTTATTTTAACTGGTCTTTCTGTTGAATATGAGTCTGTCTGTGTTTTTGCCTCTGCTTCTCCTATCTCTTTGGATCTGCTCACTGACATGCTTCTTGACTGTAAAACAAGACAACTCGTTTTGTTGACTGAGGTTCCTCTGCAAGCCAATTTGGCTACTCGAAGTTCTGATCATATCGATGTTCAAAGTTTTCTCAGTCTCAGGAAACTAAGCATGGGCACAAAGGGCCTGGTCGAGGTTGGTCTTGTGGACGGTCTCGTGGAGGTGGTAGAAGCTGGTCTCGCTCTCGACCTCAATGCTAGTTGTGTGGGAAAGTTGGCCATATTGTCCAAAATTGCTATCATCGTTTTGATGAAAGTTTTTCTGGTGTTACTCATACTCCTTCAGTCAACTATCCTCAGGTTCCTAATTATGGACAATTTTTCTCTCCATGTTCTTCTATTGCTCATTGCTGTGGCTCGTTTTCTCCATCAACTGTTGTTTCTCCTCCGGTTCCTCCTAGACCTTCTACTCCGTTCACCTCTGATCAGCTTTGGTATCCCAATTCTAGTGCCACTAATCATATTTCACCTGAAGCATCCAATCTCACTAATGCCTCTCCCTACACAAGTACAAGTCATGTTACTTTGGGAAACG GACATTCAGACAGGGACGACTCTGCTCGAGGGCCACATGCATGAGGGTCTCTATCCGTTTCAGTTCTCAAAGACTTCTTCCACTAAGATCTCTTCTTCGGCTCAGACTTTTTGCCCCCCGTTGCTGAACAACACTCAGATTTCCTCTTCTTCGATATGGCACAACAGACTTGGCCATCCTT CAGATACACTTGGATTTATTTTCTCAAAAGCAAGTCTGACGTACTTCAATGCTTTCTTGATTTTCATCAAATGGTCAAAACGTAATTTGAACAGTCCATTAAAATGCTTCAAACCGACTGGGGAGGGGACTATCGTATTTTGTCGAAGCAACTTTCTTCTCTCGGTATTCAACACAGGGTAA